One window of Deltaproteobacteria bacterium genomic DNA carries:
- a CDS encoding SLC13/DASS family transporter has protein sequence MIASTTSPRPVIGLTLGVLMAAAIIAAPLPGGMSEAGRRTAAVSTLMATWWISEALPIAATALVPIFAFPLLGVTSTRDACAPYADPVNLFFLGGLMIAAAVERWGLHRRLALHVMRRLGGSPRRLVLGFMTATGLISMWTSNAATTMMMMPIALAVIDHFEQARVDTRAGFAPALMISVAYAASIGGVGTLVGTPPNVIFAGSFARLFPDAPPVGFAAWMMIGAPIAVVMTPLAWLFLTRIAFRVPATAPGSDGRVVHRTLADLGPMSIPERRVMLVFAATAFLWVFRADLDVGFAILPGWTRILPNPKAVDDTVIAVAMATVLFVLPSGEPGTRLLGDDWPKRVPWGVLVLLGSGFALAAAVESSGLAAWLAERLGRLGTMPPFVLVLTITALLVLLTEFTVNSAITALMMPVLAATAVGLQVDPRLLMIPATLGASFGFMMPGGTAPNAMVFASGNITVAQMVRAGIGIDLIGILVIAVVFYAIGLPVFGIAPSGAPAWAH, from the coding sequence TTGATCGCTTCGACGACGTCTCCCCGCCCCGTCATCGGTCTCACGCTCGGCGTGCTGATGGCCGCGGCCATCATCGCGGCGCCGCTTCCGGGGGGGATGTCCGAGGCGGGCCGCCGCACGGCCGCGGTCAGCACGCTCATGGCGACCTGGTGGATCAGCGAGGCCCTGCCGATCGCCGCGACCGCCCTAGTGCCGATCTTCGCCTTTCCGCTCCTCGGCGTCACCTCGACGCGCGACGCCTGCGCCCCCTACGCCGACCCGGTGAACCTCTTCTTCCTCGGCGGCCTCATGATCGCGGCCGCCGTCGAGCGCTGGGGCCTGCACCGCCGGCTCGCGCTCCACGTCATGCGCCGGCTCGGCGGCTCGCCCCGTCGGCTCGTGCTCGGCTTCATGACGGCGACCGGGCTCATCTCCATGTGGACGTCGAACGCGGCGACCACGATGATGATGATGCCGATCGCGCTCGCCGTGATCGACCACTTCGAGCAGGCCCGCGTCGACACCCGCGCCGGCTTCGCCCCGGCCCTCATGATCTCGGTCGCCTACGCGGCGTCGATCGGCGGGGTCGGGACCCTCGTCGGTACCCCGCCGAACGTCATCTTCGCCGGATCGTTCGCGCGCCTCTTCCCGGACGCGCCCCCCGTCGGCTTCGCCGCTTGGATGATGATCGGCGCGCCGATCGCCGTCGTCATGACGCCGCTCGCGTGGCTCTTCCTCACGCGCATCGCGTTTCGCGTTCCGGCGACGGCGCCCGGCAGCGATGGTCGCGTCGTACACCGGACGCTCGCCGACCTCGGCCCCATGTCGATCCCGGAGCGGCGCGTGATGCTGGTCTTCGCGGCGACCGCGTTCCTGTGGGTCTTTCGCGCCGATCTCGACGTGGGCTTCGCCATCCTCCCGGGATGGACGCGCATCCTGCCGAACCCGAAGGCGGTCGATGACACGGTGATCGCCGTCGCGATGGCGACGGTGCTCTTCGTTCTGCCGTCGGGAGAGCCGGGCACGCGCCTCCTCGGCGACGACTGGCCGAAGCGCGTGCCGTGGGGCGTGCTCGTGCTGCTCGGAAGCGGCTTCGCGCTCGCGGCGGCGGTCGAGTCTTCGGGGCTCGCGGCGTGGCTCGCGGAGCGGCTCGGGCGGCTCGGCACGATGCCGCCCTTCGTGCTCGTCCTCACGATCACGGCGCTGCTCGTGCTGCTCACCGAGTTCACCGTGAACTCCGCGATCACCGCGCTCATGATGCCGGTCCTCGCCGCGACCGCCGTCGGGCTGCAGGTCGATCCCCGGCTCCTGATGATCCCGGCGACGCTCGGCGCCTCGTTCGGGTTCATGATGCCGGGCGGCACGGCGCCGAACGCGATGGTGTTCGCGAGCGGCAACATCACGGTGGCGCAGATGGTGCGCGCCGGAATCGGCATCGACCTGATCGGCATCCTCGTGATCGCGGTCGTCTTCTACGCGATCGGCCTTCCCGTCTTCGGGATCGCGCCGAGCGGAGCTCCGGCATGGGCGCACTGA
- a CDS encoding type II toxin-antitoxin system PemK/MazF family toxin — MLLLTRTPTYAYLSKVIVCQITSTVRGIPQEVAVGRREGLARVSVANFDNVHVVPTASLGERIGAVAAHREREVERALGHAPGWAELKVV, encoded by the coding sequence GTGCTCCTGCTCACGCGCACCCCGACCTACGCCTACCTCAGCAAGGTCATCGTCTGTCAGATCACGAGCACCGTGCGCGGCATCCCGCAGGAAGTTGCCGTGGGACGGCGCGAGGGGCTCGCGCGCGTCTCGGTCGCCAACTTCGACAACGTCCACGTGGTGCCGACGGCGTCGCTCGGCGAGCGCATCGGCGCCGTGGCGGCGCATCGCGAGCGCGAGGTGGAACGCGCGCTCGGGCACGCGCCCGGTTGGGCCGAGCTGAAGGTCGTGTAG
- a CDS encoding rhomboid family intramembrane serine protease, translating to MPPQASAGPYPAPVADEIVLVLAAEGIAATLEPSGGGLAIVIDEAEARRAEAILADEYPAGVHHAFAVRAAEQVAARARVAAPEQDRWFGPGSWVLFLLTAVCAGVFLAEERAGGSELREVLLRFGASRPAHVRSGEWWRFATALFVHIGPRHLLGNMATLLVLGPALVAALGPWRFLFVYLAAGVAGNALSYAVTPPDVVSAGASGAILGVLGALGGQRLRFAASARYRGWQVVAALLAYLAVAVGAEPGVDTMAHLGGLVAGLTLGLIVPPTARAATASPPA from the coding sequence ATGCCGCCGCAGGCGTCCGCCGGGCCGTATCCCGCGCCGGTCGCGGACGAGATCGTGCTCGTGCTCGCGGCCGAGGGCATCGCGGCGACCCTCGAGCCCTCCGGGGGCGGCCTCGCGATCGTGATCGACGAGGCGGAAGCGCGCCGCGCCGAGGCGATCCTCGCCGACGAGTATCCCGCGGGCGTGCACCACGCCTTCGCGGTGCGCGCCGCCGAGCAGGTCGCCGCGCGCGCCCGGGTGGCGGCGCCCGAGCAGGACCGATGGTTCGGACCGGGCTCGTGGGTGCTCTTCCTGCTGACGGCGGTCTGCGCCGGCGTCTTCCTCGCCGAGGAGCGCGCCGGCGGCTCCGAGCTCCGCGAGGTGCTGCTGCGCTTCGGAGCGTCGCGTCCGGCCCACGTCCGCAGCGGCGAGTGGTGGCGCTTCGCGACCGCGCTCTTCGTCCACATCGGCCCGCGCCATCTCCTCGGCAACATGGCGACGCTCCTCGTGCTCGGCCCGGCGCTCGTCGCCGCCCTCGGGCCCTGGCGCTTCCTGTTCGTCTACCTCGCGGCCGGTGTCGCCGGAAACGCGCTCAGCTACGCGGTGACGCCGCCCGACGTCGTGAGCGCGGGCGCATCGGGCGCCATCCTCGGCGTGCTCGGCGCGCTCGGCGGCCAGCGCCTGCGCTTCGCGGCGAGCGCGCGCTATCGCGGCTGGCAGGTGGTCGCCGCGCTCCTCGCCTACCTCGCGGTCGCCGTCGGTGCGGAGCCGGGCGTCGACACGATGGCGCACCTCGGCGGGCTCGTCGCCGGCCTCACGCTCGGCCTCATCGTCCCGCCGACGGCCCGCGCCGCTACAGCCAGCCCGCCCGCTTGA
- a CDS encoding 2,3-bisphosphoglycerate-independent phosphoglycerate mutase, whose protein sequence is MRAPIVLIIRDGWGIGRDYPGNAVMLAHPEVLPRILATYPHTVLGAAGRAVGLRPGYQGSSEVGHLNMGAGRIVEQEIVRVDKLIESGEIFRHPALLAVTGHCKKRGSALHFMGLLQDQGVHATEEHLYALLELARREGLSKVFVHVFSDGRDTPPRSALTYIDRLERKMQAIGVGAIASVTGRYYAMDRALNWDRIQRSYDCLLHGTGLLAPSAKAAIAQAYARADATIAARAAGSAPEGALVESDEFVQPTLITGPDGRPLATIQAGDGVVHFNYRQDRAIQLTRAFVEDEFTDFARGPRPDVVYRGLTRYYDEFAYAVLPPMNMDELVGEIVSKAGMWQLRIAEYQKYRHVTSFFNGKRVAPYPGEDRILVPSTTLTEDQKPEMSAREVTELAVVAIRDGIAAVRTRVATSPGCELETEPSRALPAERGRDTYDLVVLNYANCDMVGHTGVLDAAVKAVAVTDECIGKVIEATRARNGTVIVTSDHGNAEQMLDPDTGAVQTAHTTNDVECVLVSDARRTTTKLRPHGVLADVGPTLLELLGLPIPPPVTAESLIQH, encoded by the coding sequence ATGCGCGCTCCCATCGTCCTGATCATCCGCGACGGCTGGGGCATCGGCCGCGACTACCCCGGCAACGCCGTCATGCTCGCGCACCCCGAGGTCCTGCCCCGCATCCTCGCCACCTACCCGCACACCGTGCTCGGCGCCGCCGGCCGGGCGGTCGGTCTCAGACCGGGCTACCAGGGCTCGTCGGAGGTCGGGCACCTCAACATGGGCGCCGGCCGCATCGTCGAGCAGGAGATCGTGCGGGTCGACAAGCTGATCGAGAGCGGCGAGATCTTTCGCCACCCCGCGCTCCTCGCCGTGACCGGGCACTGCAAGAAGCGCGGCTCGGCGCTCCATTTCATGGGCCTCCTCCAGGATCAGGGCGTGCACGCGACCGAGGAGCACCTCTACGCGCTCCTCGAGCTGGCGCGGCGCGAGGGCCTGTCCAAGGTCTTCGTGCACGTCTTCTCCGACGGCCGCGACACGCCGCCGAGGAGCGCCCTCACCTACATCGACCGCCTGGAGCGCAAGATGCAGGCGATCGGCGTCGGCGCGATCGCGTCGGTGACGGGTCGCTACTACGCCATGGATCGCGCCCTCAACTGGGACCGCATCCAGCGCTCGTACGATTGCCTGCTGCACGGCACGGGGCTCCTCGCGCCGTCCGCGAAGGCGGCGATCGCGCAGGCCTACGCGCGTGCCGACGCGACGATCGCCGCCCGCGCCGCCGGCAGCGCTCCCGAGGGCGCGCTCGTCGAGAGCGACGAGTTCGTGCAGCCGACCCTGATCACGGGGCCCGACGGCCGTCCGCTCGCGACGATTCAGGCCGGCGACGGCGTCGTCCACTTCAACTACCGCCAGGACCGCGCCATCCAGCTGACCCGCGCCTTCGTCGAAGACGAGTTCACGGACTTCGCGCGCGGCCCGCGCCCCGACGTCGTGTATCGCGGACTGACCCGCTATTACGACGAGTTCGCGTACGCGGTGCTGCCGCCGATGAACATGGACGAGCTGGTCGGCGAGATCGTCAGCAAGGCCGGCATGTGGCAGCTGCGGATCGCCGAGTACCAGAAGTACCGGCACGTCACGAGCTTCTTCAACGGCAAGCGGGTCGCGCCCTACCCCGGAGAGGACCGTATCCTCGTGCCGAGCACGACGCTCACCGAGGACCAGAAGCCCGAGATGAGCGCCCGCGAGGTGACCGAGCTCGCGGTGGTCGCGATCCGCGACGGGATCGCCGCGGTGCGGACGCGCGTGGCGACATCGCCCGGGTGTGAGCTCGAAACCGAGCCGAGCCGAGCGCTCCCGGCGGAGCGCGGTCGCGACACCTATGACCTCGTCGTCCTCAACTACGCCAACTGCGACATGGTCGGGCACACGGGCGTCCTCGACGCGGCGGTCAAGGCCGTCGCGGTCACCGACGAGTGCATCGGGAAGGTGATCGAGGCGACGCGCGCGCGCAACGGCACCGTGATCGTCACCTCCGACCACGGCAACGCCGAGCAGATGCTCGACCCCGACACGGGCGCGGTGCAAACGGCGCACACGACCAACGACGTCGAGTGCGTGCTGGTGAGCGACGCGCGCCGGACGACGACGAAGCTCCGGCCGCACGGCGTGCTCGCCGACGTCGGCCCGACGCTGCTCGAGCTGCTCGGGCTCCCGATCCCCCCGCCGGTGACCGCGGAGAGCCTGATCCAGCACTGA
- the corA gene encoding magnesium/cobalt transporter CorA has translation MSRIVNCAEYADGRRVGDVHLPDVSEVLGADPSRFVWIGLHEPNEELLREVQQEFRLHDLAVEDAHRAHQRPKLEEYGAALFIVLRTAQRDPEGRIAFGETHLFVGPGYVVSVRHGASVPYVDVRQRCESAPHLLKKGPGFVLYALMDFVVDNYFPIIDELEEELEKLEEEIFGGNYRRETTENIYDLKRVLLSLKRAVSPLIDICNRLTRFDSSLIDADSRPYFRDVYDHVIRINETVDNLRELLNGALEANLSLISVQQNEVTKKLASWAAIIAVPTMVAGIYGMNFEHMPELGWWLGYPMALVIMVVACAMLYWQFKRAGWL, from the coding sequence ATGAGCCGGATCGTCAACTGCGCGGAGTACGCGGACGGGCGCCGAGTGGGCGACGTGCACCTGCCCGACGTCAGCGAGGTGCTCGGCGCCGATCCCAGCCGCTTCGTGTGGATCGGGCTCCACGAGCCGAACGAGGAGCTCCTGCGCGAGGTGCAGCAGGAGTTCCGCCTCCACGACCTCGCCGTCGAGGACGCGCATCGCGCCCACCAGCGGCCGAAGCTCGAGGAGTACGGCGCCGCGCTCTTCATCGTGCTGCGGACGGCGCAGCGCGATCCCGAGGGCAGGATCGCCTTCGGCGAGACGCACCTCTTCGTCGGCCCCGGCTACGTCGTGTCGGTGCGGCACGGGGCGTCGGTGCCGTACGTCGACGTCCGGCAGCGCTGCGAGAGCGCACCGCACCTCCTCAAGAAGGGCCCGGGCTTCGTCCTCTACGCGCTCATGGACTTCGTCGTCGACAACTACTTCCCGATCATCGACGAGCTCGAGGAGGAGCTCGAGAAGCTCGAGGAAGAGATCTTCGGCGGCAACTACCGGCGTGAGACGACCGAGAACATCTACGACCTGAAGCGGGTGCTGCTGAGCCTGAAGCGGGCGGTGTCGCCGTTGATCGACATCTGCAATCGTCTCACGCGCTTCGACTCCTCGCTGATCGACGCCGACAGCCGCCCGTATTTTCGCGACGTCTACGATCACGTGATCCGGATCAACGAGACCGTCGACAACCTGCGCGAGCTCCTGAACGGCGCGCTCGAGGCGAATCTCTCGCTCATTTCCGTGCAACAGAACGAGGTGACCAAGAAGCTCGCGAGCTGGGCCGCCATCATCGCCGTGCCCACGATGGTCGCCGGCATCTACGGCATGAACTTCGAGCACATGCCGGAGCTCGGCTGGTGGCTCGGGTATCCGATGGCGCTCGTCATCATGGTCGTCGCGTGCGCGATGCTGTACTGGCAGTTCAAGCGGGCGGGCTGGCTGTAG